The Melitaea cinxia chromosome 6, ilMelCinx1.1, whole genome shotgun sequence genome has a window encoding:
- the LOC123654552 gene encoding glycine dehydrogenase (decarboxylating), mitochondrial has translation MYHQGCATQISKSDNLFPERVDFPSRHIGPRDHDIVTMLDLLGYKSLDQLTNDAVPKQIQLPRLMEIDAPISEYDLIERVRKIAEKNQIWRSYIGMGYHNCCVPHTIMRNLFENPGWTTQYTPYQPEVAQGRLESLLNYQTMVSDLTGLDVANASLLDEGTAAAEALSLCHRHNKRSKFVVSERLHPQTLAVVQTRLDALGLEVMVVPDVRQVDFAQRDISAVLLQCPDTRGLVYDYSGLAATAQEHGTLVVVATDLLALALLRPPAECGAALAVGTSQRLGVPLGYGGPHAGFFAAEHPLVRLMPGRMVGVTRDAAGRDAYRLALQTREQHIRRDKATSNICTAQALLANISAMYAVYHGPQGLRDIATRVHNATLVLDHGIQNRGHKQSNDVYFDTLHVVPVSEHDASAIKARAQEKMINLRYFEDGAVGVALDETTTMQDVDDLLWIFDCESVEEVIKTGDAKSRSVLRGPFRRTSPYLTHPVFNMHHSETRIVRYMKRLENKDISLVHSMIPLGSCTMKLNSTTEMMPCSFKHFTDIHPFAPLDQCQGYHILFEELAKDLCAITGYDRVSFQPNSGAQGEYAGLRTIKRYHEFRGDTGRNICLIPVSAHGTNPASAHMAGMRVCAIRVTPSGDIDMEHLKEKVEEHSEKLSCLMLTYPSTFGVFEERAADVCALVHAHGGQVYLDGANMNAQVGLCRPGDYGSDVSHLNLHKTFCIPHGGGGPGMGPIGVKAHLAPFLPSHPVINPLADLGDAAHSFGSVSAAPFGSSAILPISWAYIKMMGPKGLKRATQVAILNANYMSRRLDGHYKTLYKGERGLVAHEFIIDVRDMKKTANIEPGDIAKRLMDFGFHAPTISWPVAGTLMIEPTESEDLQEMDRFCDSLITIRREIKDIEDGVIDKRLNPVKMAPHTQQEVITEDWNRPYTREQAAFPAPFVKAETKIWPTVSRIDDMYGDKHLVCTCPPVIDDF, from the exons ATGTATCACCAAGGGTGTG CTACACAGATTTCAAAATCGGACAATTTGTTTCCGGAGAGAGTTGATTTTCCCAGTCGTCACATAGGTCCGAGAGATCATGATATTGTTACGATGTTAGATCTTCTTGGATATAAG AGCCTCGATCAGTTGACCAATGATGCAGTGCCTAAGCAAATCCAGTTACCAAGACTTATGGAAATTGATGCGCCAATAA GTGAATATGATTTAATTGAAAGAGTACGTAAAATAGCTGAAAAAAATCAGATATGGCGTTCTTATATTGGTATGGGATATCACAATTGCTGTGTTCCTCATACCATCATGCGAAATTTGTTTGAGAATCCTGGATG gacAACACAATATACTCCTTACCAACCAGAAGTTGCGCAAGGCAGGTTggaaagtttattaaattatcagaCAATGGTTAGTGACTTAACTGGTTTAGATGTTGCAAATGCTTCACTTTTGGATGAAGGAACAGCTGCAGCCGAAGCTTTGTCACTTTGCCACAG GCATAATAAAAGATCTAAATTTGTCGTATCTGAACGGTTACATCCTCAAACATTAGCTGTAGTTCAAACGCGATTGGATGCGCTGGGGCTAGAAGTTATGGTTGTACCAGATGTCCGTCAAGTTGATTTTGCTCAAAGAGATATATCAGCCGTGCTACTGCAATGCCCTGATACACGGGGATTAGTTTATGACTATTCAGGATTAGCTGCAACTGCTCAAGAGCACGGG ACTTTAGTTGTCGTAGCAACAGACCTCTTAGCTTTAGCCTTATTAAGACCTCCAGCAGAATGTGGTGCAGCTTTGGCAGTTGGTACATCTCAGAGGTTAGGTGTTCCACTTGGCTACGGTGGACCACACGCTGGTTTTTTTGCTGCCGAACATCCTTTAGTACGTTTGATGCCTGGCCGCATGGTTGGCGTTACCAGAGATGCAGCTGGAAGAGATGCTTACAG gTTAGCTTTACAAACTAGAGAACAGCATATACGTCGCGACAAAGCCACATCAAATATTTGTACTGCTCAGGCACTTCTGGCTAACATATCAGCTATGTATGCTGTATATCATGGCCCACAAGGTCTTAGAGATATTGCAACTAGGGTTCATAATGCTACATTAGTTCTTGATCATG GAATACAAAATCGCGGTCACAAGCAATCGAACGACGTATATTTCGATACCCTTCATGTAGTTCCTGTTTCCGAACACGATGCTTCCGCTATAAAAGCACGGGCTCAGGAGAAGATGATTAACTTGCGGTATTTTGAGGATGGCGCAGTAGGTGTTGCCTTAGACGAAACCACTACTATGCAGGATGTTGATGATTTGTTGTGGATATTCGATTGCGAAAGCGTTGAGgag GTTATAAAAACTGGCGACGCAAAATCTCGCAGTGTACTACGGGGACCTTTTCGCCGCACCTCTCCATATTTGACACATCCAGTTTTTAACATGCACCATTCTGAAACTAGAATAGTTCGGTACATGAAAAGATtagaaaataaagatatatcGCTGGTCCATTCGATGATACCTTTG GGTTCCTGTACTATGAAGTTGAATTCAACAACCGAAATGATGCCCTGCTCGTTTAAGCACTTTACTGATATTCATCCATTTGCACCTCTTGATCAATGCCAAGGCTACCACATATTATTTGAAGAACTCGCTAAGGATCTATGCGCTATCACTGGTTATGATCGAGTATCATTTCAACCTAATag TGGTGCTCAAGGCGAATATGCTGGTTTGAGAACAATCAAACGCTACCATGAGTTTCGAGGCGATACCGGGCGCAACATCTGCCTTATACCTGTCAGTGCTCACGGCACTAACCCTGCGTCCGCGCACATGGCTGGCATGCGGGTCTGCGCCATACGAGTTACTCCCTCGGGCGACATTGATATGGAACACCTTAAGGAGAAG GTAGAAGAGCACAGCGAGAAGCTATCGTGTCTGATGCTCACATATCCGAGCACGTTCGGTGTGTTCGAGGAGCGTGCCGCGGACGTGTGCGCGCTGGTGCACGCGCACGGGGGCCAGGTCTACCTGGATGGCGCCAACATGAACGCGCAG GTTGGTTTATGTCGTCCAGGTGATTACGGCAGTGATGTATCACATCTCAATTTACATAAAACTTTCTGTATACCTCATGGAGGAGGAGGTCCAGGAATGGGACCTATCGGAGT TAAAGCGCACCTGGCACCGTTCTTACCGTCACACCCGGTAATAAACCCACTCGCCGACTTAGGAGACGCAGCGCATAGCTTTGGCTCCGTTAGCGCTGCGCCTTTCGGGTCTTCAGCCATTTTGCCTATCTCTTGGGCTTATATTAAG ATGATGGGACCAAAAGGTTTGAAGCGAGCGACGCAAGTGGCCATACTTAATGCTAATTATATGTCACGAAGGCTGGACGGTCACTACAAAACATTATACAAAGGTGAAAGGGGATTGGTTGCACATGAATTTATAATAGACGTACGAGATATGAAGAAAACTGCTAACATTGAACCTGGCGATATTGCAAAGCGACTTATGGACTTTG GTTTCCATGCGCCGACAATATCATGGCCAGTCGCAGGTACGCTTATGATTGAACCGACAGAATCCGAAGATCTTCAGGAAATGGACCGTTTTTGTGATTCACTTATTACAATAAGAAGAGAAATTAAGGATATTGAAGATGGCGTTATTGACAAACGATTGAATCCAGTAAag ATGGCGCCACATACCCAGCAAGAGGTAATAACGGAGGATTGGAACCGTCCCTATACTAGAGAGCAAGCTGCTTTTCCAGCT CCATTCGTAAAAGCAGAAACGAAAATTTGGCCAACAGTTAGTAGAATTGACGACATGTATGGAGACAAACATTTAGTTTGTACTTGCCCACCAGTTattgatgatttttga
- the LOC123654553 gene encoding uncharacterized protein LOC123654553, whose product MTLDTGASRTIVNPKLVKAARGHKRRINCRLLTASGQPIPVLGEMSVTMYVGGSSYSHNVIVAEIMDDCILGLDFMKKHNCRINVTDGVFKCGEEEIFILGGACGKVACVKKVIIPGRAEARVLVKLPTTGKKKSNRCVLIKDTPTKTSAQKLMTARTLVSGSSNAVVKVLNLDDREICLNKGDVIGKCEDVVWMKKCSSMTGADLAKSNNYELVTELLDDCKSNLTYSQSMKAKKFLQRYANIFSSHEGDLGRTSVVQHRIDTGSERPIRQRARRIPIAKEKEVEGVSMMSLRKTATRYLELTTLWIS is encoded by the exons ATGACTCTAGACACAGGAGCCTCTAGAACAATAGTGAACCCAAAGCTGGTAAAAGCCGCAAGGGGACACAAGAGGAGAATTAACTGTCGGCTTCTTACGGCCTCCGGTCAGCCAATACCCGTCCTGGGAGAAATGTCAGTTACGATGTATGTAGGGGGGTCCTCATACTCTCATAACGTTATCGTGGCTGAGATTATGGATGATTgcatcttgggtttggatttTATGAAGAAACACAACTGCAGAATTAATGTCACTGACGGAGTTTTCAAGTGTGGTGAAGAAGAAATCTTCATTCTTGGTGGTGCTTGCGGGAAGGTTGCATGTGTAAAGAAAGTCATTATACCTGGAAGAGCGGAAGCTCGGGTGTTAGTGAAACTACCGACAACTGGAAAGAAAAAGTCAAACAGATGCGTGTTGATCAAAGACACACCTACCAAGACATCGGCGCAAAAACTGATGACGGCGAGAACCCTTGTTAGCGGAAGCAGTAACGCTGTGGTCAAGGTTTTGAACCTTGATGATCGCGAGATCTGCTTGAACAAAGGTGACGTCATTGGAAAATGTGAAGATGTTGTCTGGATGAAAAAGTGTAGTTCGATGACAGGCGCAGACTTGGCGAAGAGCAACAACTACGAATTAGTGACTGAGCTACTCGATGACTGCAAGAGTAATCTTACTTATTCGCAGAGCATGAAAGCCAAGAAGTTTTTACAGCGCTACGCGAATATCTTCTCCAGTCACGAAGGGGACCTTGGAAGAACGTCGGTGGTCCAGCACAGGATAGATACCGGAAGCGAGAGACCAATTCGTCAACGAGCAAGACGGATACCAatcgcaaaggaaaaagaagttgaag GCGTCTCAATGATGTCTCTAAGAAAGACAGCTACCCGTTACCTCGAATTGACGACACTTTGGATATCTTGA
- the LOC123654618 gene encoding fas-associated death domain protein: MTLSEYTHLKQQIVINVGKSDNHNHLLNKLKEFYKDDIDSNRRFEQINTIGQLLKILEIRCILSEENVGPLKEIARLLNDNELLKRICNYEVNHIGKEYVNQYVIDNLPTATVLDNKENKKSNNYAISEVSLMKKDRIKETLVEEVGRFWRDLGRNLKIRECKIDEIDTKYNTVEDKTSELINLFLEKADKQRWFFVLCEALEKSRRKDLSKTLQEIITMNL; this comes from the exons ATGACTTTATCTGAATATACCCATCTTAAACAACAAATTGTGATTAATGTCGGAAAAAGTGACAATCATAATCACTtactaaataaactaaaagagTTTTATAAAGATGACATAGATTCTAATAGAAggtttgaacaaataaatacaataggCCAGTTATTAAAGATTCTAGAAATAAGATGTATTTTATCAGAAGAAAATGTTGGACCCTTAAAAGAAATAGCTCGTCTACTAAACGATAACGaacttttaaaaagaatttgtaACTATGAAGTTAATCATATTGGTAAAGAATATGTTAATCAATACG ttattgaTAATCTACCAACAGCAACAGTATTAgacaataaagaaaacaaaaaaagtaataattatgctATTAGTGAAGTAAGCTTAATGAAAAAAGACCGAATCAAAGAAACACTTGTGGAGGAAGTTGGGAGGTTTTGGCGAGACTTGGGCAGAAATCTTAAAATCCGAGAATGTAAGATTGAtgaaattgatacaaaatacaatacTGTAGAAGACAAAACGTCTGAGTTGATCAACTTGTTTCTGGAAAAGGCTGACAAACAAAGATGGTTTTTTGTGTTATGCGAAGCATTAGAAAAATCTCGGAGAAAGGACCTGAGTAAAACCTTACAGGAAATTATTACTATGAATttgtaa